The proteins below come from a single Fodinicola acaciae genomic window:
- a CDS encoding GntR family transcriptional regulator, with translation MTVEPETGPKYRQIAAWLRTKITRGELRPGQTVPTEKELSDKYGVSRNTVRLALGALTNEGLITGGRGRGRVVRKMEPLVYYAHRRRSDELDGVSSTDAFLQQVKSQGHETVQQIEVSIVLANADMAKALEVNVGENVVVRRRLQIIDGQAWSTSDSYYPLEVVQGSAIMSPASIPQGVRKLLADMGFEQTHYVDELTVRMPRPPEANRLDIGPGIPVMVHERIGMTANGPVRWTRTIFPGDRHSIVYEVPA, from the coding sequence GTGACAGTAGAGCCGGAGACCGGCCCCAAATACCGGCAAATCGCCGCCTGGCTGCGGACGAAGATCACTCGTGGTGAGCTTCGGCCGGGCCAGACCGTGCCGACCGAGAAAGAGCTCTCCGACAAGTACGGCGTGTCGCGCAACACCGTACGGCTGGCGCTCGGCGCGCTGACCAACGAAGGCCTGATCACCGGTGGCCGTGGCCGCGGCCGGGTCGTACGCAAGATGGAGCCACTCGTCTACTATGCGCATCGTCGCAGGTCAGACGAGCTGGACGGGGTCAGCAGCACGGACGCGTTCCTCCAACAGGTGAAGTCGCAGGGCCACGAGACCGTGCAGCAGATCGAGGTGTCGATCGTGCTGGCCAACGCCGACATGGCCAAGGCGCTGGAGGTCAACGTCGGCGAAAACGTGGTCGTACGACGACGGTTGCAGATCATCGACGGCCAGGCCTGGTCGACATCCGACTCGTACTATCCGCTGGAGGTCGTGCAGGGCTCGGCGATCATGAGCCCGGCCTCGATCCCGCAGGGCGTACGCAAGCTGCTGGCCGACATGGGGTTCGAGCAGACGCATTATGTCGACGAGCTGACCGTACGGATGCCGCGGCCGCCGGAGGCCAACCGGCTGGACATCGGTCCCGGCATCCCGGTCATGGTGCACGAGCGGATCGGCATGACCGCGAACGGGCCGGTGCGCTGGACCAGGACGATCTTCCCCGGCGACCGGCACAGCATCGTCTACGAGGTGCCGGCGTAG
- a CDS encoding ABC-F family ATP-binding cassette domain-containing protein has translation MFSLIASDLVKVYGDRRVLDGVSLTASPGQRLGLVGENGVGKSTLLRLLAGQESADSGTVTRPPDHGFLAQELPYDPAATLASVIDDALAEIRAAQEKLDQLTARLGDHPELLDEYGEALEWAQAHELWDADRRAELVLAGLGVGELGADRRLDQMSGGQRARVGMAALLIRQPRALLLDEPTNHLDDDALAFLEKQLSQLPGVVVLASHDRVFLDAVCTDIVDLDPARGGPQRYGGTYTDYLAEKRAERQRWQEQYEAEQDELKQLRHAVNVTARQVSHNRPMGNTSKLQYDFKGGRVQKQVSRRVRNAQQRLDELTRDQVRKPPAPLRFSATLTGKVRTELLGISLRDVRVDGRLQLDLLDVFSTTRLLVTGPNGSGKSTLLAVLADRLPVDAGVVRRAKGIRIGLLEQDVVFPDPSRTARSLYDQTSDEQSARLVGFGLVAPKDLDRPVGELSVGQRRRVALALLIARPPHILLLDEPTNHISLKLAEELEEALRAAPGAIVVATHDRWFRRGWDGEEIVLRST, from the coding sequence ATGTTTTCGTTGATCGCGTCCGATCTTGTCAAGGTGTACGGCGACCGCCGCGTACTCGACGGCGTCTCGCTGACCGCCTCACCCGGCCAGCGCCTCGGCCTGGTCGGCGAAAACGGCGTCGGCAAGTCGACCTTGCTGCGGCTGCTCGCCGGCCAGGAGAGCGCCGACTCCGGCACCGTCACCAGACCGCCGGATCACGGCTTCCTGGCGCAGGAGCTGCCGTACGATCCGGCCGCCACGCTGGCGTCGGTGATCGACGACGCACTCGCCGAGATCCGTGCCGCGCAGGAGAAACTCGACCAGCTGACCGCGCGGCTCGGCGACCATCCCGAGCTGCTGGACGAGTACGGCGAGGCGCTGGAGTGGGCTCAGGCACACGAGCTGTGGGACGCCGACCGGCGTGCCGAGCTGGTGTTGGCCGGCCTCGGCGTCGGTGAGCTCGGCGCCGACCGCCGGCTCGACCAGATGTCCGGCGGCCAGCGCGCCCGGGTCGGCATGGCCGCGCTGCTGATCCGGCAGCCGCGTGCCCTGCTGCTCGACGAGCCGACCAACCACCTCGACGACGATGCGTTGGCGTTCCTGGAAAAACAGCTCAGCCAGCTGCCTGGCGTGGTGGTGCTGGCCTCGCACGACCGGGTTTTCCTCGACGCTGTCTGTACGGACATCGTCGACCTGGATCCGGCGCGTGGCGGTCCGCAGCGCTATGGCGGCACCTACACCGACTATCTGGCCGAAAAACGCGCCGAGCGGCAGCGCTGGCAGGAGCAGTACGAGGCCGAGCAGGACGAGCTGAAACAGCTGCGCCATGCGGTGAACGTCACCGCTCGGCAGGTCAGCCACAACCGGCCGATGGGAAACACCAGCAAGCTGCAATACGACTTCAAGGGCGGTCGCGTCCAGAAACAGGTTTCGCGGCGGGTGCGCAACGCGCAGCAGCGGCTGGACGAGCTGACCCGTGACCAGGTCAGGAAACCGCCGGCTCCGCTGCGGTTTTCCGCGACGCTGACCGGAAAGGTACGCACCGAGCTGCTCGGCATCTCACTCCGGGACGTACGGGTCGACGGCCGGCTCCAGCTGGATCTGCTGGATGTTTTCAGCACGACGCGGCTGTTGGTGACCGGTCCGAACGGCTCAGGCAAGTCGACTTTGCTTGCCGTGCTGGCCGATCGGCTGCCGGTGGACGCCGGTGTCGTACGCCGGGCGAAAGGCATCCGCATCGGGTTGCTGGAACAGGATGTGGTTTTTCCCGATCCGTCGCGTACGGCCCGGTCGCTTTACGACCAGACCAGCGACGAGCAGAGCGCGAGGCTGGTCGGTTTCGGTCTGGTGGCGCCCAAAGACCTGGACCGTCCGGTCGGTGAGCTGTCGGTCGGCCAGCGCCGGCGGGTGGCGTTGGCGTTGCTGATCGCCAGGCCGCCGCACATCCTGCTGCTGGACGAGCCGACCAACCACATTTCGTTGAAACTGGCCGAAGAGTTGGAGGAGGCGCTGCGCGCGGCTCCCGGCGCGATCGTCGTCGCGACCCACGACCGGTGGTTTCGGCGCGGCTGGGACGGTGAGGAGATCGTCCTGCGCTCAACATGA
- a CDS encoding nucleotidyltransferase domain-containing protein, with the protein MTNAHRVLVDQVVAELRCSPGVRAILLAGSLARGTARRDSDVDILVVADDAVPRRDDYPMPVDLLVRTADGWRQRFQPSGVGDESWGYAFLDAVILHDPHGIAAGLVADARRMHAEYRTPPAIKAHYRQFWQHVRPKMVATLRGGDPVEIGWSAAVMANELLRTAWAANDLPNPSLDLGTVQRHLDDLTQPADAPGRVRTLLSAPPAESLRLQLALLDDLLVRL; encoded by the coding sequence GTGACAAACGCGCATCGGGTGTTGGTGGACCAGGTCGTCGCCGAGCTGCGGTGTTCTCCCGGCGTACGAGCCATCCTGCTGGCCGGTTCGCTCGCGCGAGGCACCGCCCGCCGTGATTCCGACGTGGACATCCTGGTCGTGGCGGATGACGCCGTACCGCGTCGTGATGACTATCCAATGCCCGTCGACCTGCTGGTGCGTACGGCCGATGGCTGGCGGCAGCGCTTTCAACCTTCGGGCGTCGGCGACGAGTCGTGGGGATATGCGTTTCTCGACGCCGTGATTCTCCATGATCCTCATGGCATCGCCGCCGGCTTGGTCGCCGATGCGCGGCGGATGCATGCGGAATATCGCACGCCTCCGGCGATCAAAGCGCACTATCGCCAGTTTTGGCAGCATGTGCGGCCGAAGATGGTGGCGACGCTCCGGGGCGGCGATCCGGTCGAGATCGGCTGGTCGGCGGCGGTGATGGCCAACGAGCTGCTGCGTACCGCCTGGGCCGCGAACGACCTGCCCAACCCGTCGCTCGACCTCGGCACGGTCCAGCGACACCTCGACGATCTCACTCAGCCCGCCGACGCACCCGGCCGGGTCCGTACGCTGCTGTCCGCGCCGCCGGCGGAGTCTTTGCGCCTCCAGCTGGCGCTGCTCGATGACCTTCTTGTCCGTTTGTAG
- a CDS encoding sensor histidine kinase, whose protein sequence is MGRTFTVTDRPFALTVAFWLSIAATLGFSAYAYRQVPTLPFGFPVVAPLVVGTVGSWLLMPWDARTTGRRKLFSPLFLLFATAVVTFDGTGLGAPLMMVALANILIMFGMRSAIALALLAIAPMYLVALPLFYHRSPSDLFFQALQLTLISTFVFGIAAAVVKARELLAQLESAHAELARYADRVRELTVARERARMAREMHDSVGHHLTVITVGLRNAERFRKKRPESAWDEVRQARELTEDALAETRRWVRALRPLALDGAVGSAALEALAKSFEGTGISVRLEVEGPERPLDSDVELVLYRVLQEGLVNAVRHGNAGKAVARLVFGADNVMLEVGDDGTGAAARTDEGFGLSSLSERARAVGGTLTTENGREGGFVLRADLPCRPSAY, encoded by the coding sequence GTGGGGCGCACGTTCACCGTCACCGACCGGCCGTTCGCGCTGACCGTCGCCTTCTGGCTGTCGATCGCCGCGACGCTCGGGTTTTCCGCGTACGCGTATCGACAGGTGCCGACTCTGCCATTCGGCTTTCCGGTGGTCGCGCCGTTGGTCGTCGGCACGGTCGGCAGTTGGTTGCTGATGCCGTGGGACGCGCGTACGACCGGGCGGCGCAAGCTTTTCTCACCGCTGTTCCTGCTGTTCGCCACCGCCGTGGTGACCTTCGACGGCACCGGTCTCGGTGCGCCGCTGATGATGGTCGCGCTGGCCAACATCCTGATCATGTTTGGCATGCGGTCGGCGATCGCGCTCGCCTTGCTCGCCATCGCACCGATGTATCTGGTCGCGCTGCCGTTGTTCTACCACCGTTCTCCCAGCGACCTGTTCTTTCAGGCGTTGCAGCTGACGCTGATCTCCACCTTCGTTTTCGGCATCGCCGCCGCGGTGGTGAAGGCCCGCGAGCTGTTGGCTCAGCTGGAATCCGCGCATGCGGAGCTGGCGCGCTATGCCGATCGCGTACGCGAGCTCACGGTGGCGCGGGAGCGAGCAAGGATGGCGCGGGAAATGCACGACTCGGTCGGTCACCACCTCACCGTCATCACCGTCGGTCTGCGCAATGCCGAGCGTTTTCGGAAGAAGCGGCCGGAAAGTGCCTGGGACGAGGTGCGGCAGGCGCGAGAGCTGACCGAGGACGCGTTGGCCGAGACGCGGCGATGGGTGCGCGCGTTGCGTCCACTCGCACTCGACGGGGCGGTCGGCAGCGCCGCACTCGAGGCGCTGGCGAAATCATTCGAAGGCACTGGAATTTCCGTACGGCTTGAGGTGGAAGGCCCGGAGCGGCCGCTGGACTCCGATGTCGAGCTGGTCCTCTATCGCGTGCTGCAGGAAGGCCTGGTCAACGCCGTACGGCACGGAAACGCCGGCAAAGCCGTGGCGCGGCTGGTTTTCGGCGCTGACAACGTGATGCTGGAGGTCGGCGACGACGGGACCGGCGCGGCCGCGCGGACCGACGAAGGCTTCGGCCTGTCGTCGCTGAGCGAACGCGCACGTGCCGTCGGTGGCACACTGACCACGGAAAACGGCCGCGAAGGAGGATTCGTGCTGCGAGCTGATCTGCCATGCCGGCCGTCCGCGTACTGA
- a CDS encoding helix-turn-helix transcriptional regulator: MTSLGEFLRARRAQLEPIDVGLIGYGRRRVPGLRREELAQLAGVSASYYARLEQGYVRGASPMVLDAIAGALCLGEDERDHLRRLAAADSRPRPPRRAAPERVTPATRHLLGQMSDVPAIVQGVRTDILAWNERGHRLLAGHLDTSTDRPNTARMVFLDPHTRDLYADWPRKARAIVGNLRLAVGRYPDDEPLASLIGELSMKSDEFAQLWTDHRIRQCDAADYVMRHPLIGMVTVTQQSLALVASPGQSLITFTAAAGSPSHHAIQLLDAELREK; the protein is encoded by the coding sequence GTGACCAGCCTCGGTGAGTTCCTACGAGCGCGGCGCGCTCAACTGGAGCCGATCGACGTCGGGCTGATCGGATACGGCCGCCGACGCGTGCCCGGCCTGCGCCGCGAGGAGCTGGCGCAGCTCGCCGGCGTCAGCGCGTCGTACTACGCCAGGCTGGAGCAGGGGTACGTACGCGGCGCGTCACCGATGGTCCTCGACGCGATCGCCGGCGCGTTGTGCCTGGGCGAGGACGAGCGTGACCATCTGCGCCGGCTCGCGGCGGCCGACAGCCGGCCGCGGCCACCGCGCCGGGCCGCGCCGGAGCGGGTCACGCCGGCGACCCGTCACCTGCTCGGGCAGATGAGCGACGTGCCGGCGATCGTGCAGGGCGTCCGTACGGACATCCTTGCCTGGAACGAGCGCGGTCACCGGCTGCTGGCGGGGCACCTCGACACGAGTACGGACCGGCCGAACACGGCGCGGATGGTCTTCCTCGACCCGCACACGCGCGACCTCTACGCCGACTGGCCGCGCAAGGCGCGAGCGATCGTCGGCAACCTGCGCCTGGCCGTCGGCCGCTATCCGGACGACGAACCGCTGGCCAGTCTGATCGGCGAGCTGTCCATGAAAAGCGACGAGTTCGCGCAGCTGTGGACCGACCATCGCATCCGCCAGTGCGACGCCGCCGACTACGTCATGCGCCATCCGCTGATCGGCATGGTCACCGTGACCCAGCAAAGCCTCGCGCTGGTCGCGTCTCCCGGGCAGTCGCTGATCACCTTCACCGCGGCCGCCGGCTCGCCGTCACATCACGCGATTCAGTTGCTGGACGCCGAGCTTCGAGAGAAATAG
- a CDS encoding MFS transporter, with protein MPGSAARQWLALAGVSVLSFLGCVDLTIVNTAAPRIGTDLGANVEQLQLIVNVFVVALSMAMVAAGRLADTYGRHRVLYAGAVLFGLASLGAGLAPTIPALIACRFVQGLSCAALYTTSSTLVAEAFPESRRGRAVGALFAVNGAGLAIGPLLGGLIVAVLDWHWIFLLNVPLVIVALGLCATRLRESERHQRSLDWPGLALLATGVCGLIFALTFHDLLGWSSWPVLTALVTGGAAIIAFVVVEWRHRDPLIPPRLLRHPLLRAAMTAELGLAFFYTTVLFLLPLYLTTVRGYGPAAVGLLMLPITLTVAVLSPITGRFVDRFGPLAVILVGFAAFTLSAVLLGGLAADSPIGYLVAAGVPMGIGWACVLGPSATAAMLSVAGDQTGLAVGATWTVHNVGGAIGLAVSLSVFRLFGGSFVAAMLLLAVVACAAFATIATIAWRSRSRA; from the coding sequence GTGCCTGGATCCGCAGCACGACAGTGGCTCGCGTTGGCCGGTGTCAGTGTCCTGAGCTTTCTGGGGTGTGTCGACCTCACGATCGTCAACACCGCGGCGCCCCGGATCGGCACCGACCTCGGTGCGAACGTCGAACAGCTGCAACTGATCGTCAACGTCTTCGTCGTGGCGCTGTCGATGGCGATGGTCGCCGCCGGGCGGCTCGCCGACACGTACGGACGCCATCGAGTCCTGTACGCGGGTGCGGTGTTGTTTGGCCTCGCCTCACTTGGCGCCGGTCTCGCGCCGACCATCCCCGCGCTCATCGCCTGCCGCTTCGTACAAGGCCTGTCGTGCGCGGCGCTGTACACGACGTCGAGCACACTGGTCGCCGAGGCCTTCCCGGAAAGCCGACGCGGCCGCGCTGTCGGCGCGCTGTTCGCGGTCAACGGTGCCGGACTCGCGATCGGACCGCTGCTCGGTGGGTTGATCGTCGCCGTGCTGGACTGGCACTGGATCTTCCTGCTCAATGTCCCGCTGGTGATCGTCGCGCTCGGTCTCTGCGCGACCAGGCTGCGGGAATCCGAGCGGCACCAGCGGAGTCTCGACTGGCCGGGCCTCGCGCTGCTGGCCACCGGCGTATGTGGTCTCATCTTCGCGCTGACCTTCCACGACCTGCTCGGCTGGTCGTCCTGGCCTGTCCTGACCGCGTTGGTCACCGGAGGCGCCGCGATCATCGCCTTCGTCGTGGTGGAATGGCGCCATCGGGATCCGTTGATTCCACCTCGACTGCTGCGCCATCCATTACTGCGGGCCGCGATGACGGCCGAGCTCGGCCTGGCGTTCTTCTACACCACCGTGTTGTTCCTGCTTCCGCTCTACCTGACCACCGTTCGTGGGTATGGTCCGGCCGCCGTTGGCCTGTTGATGCTGCCGATCACGCTGACCGTCGCCGTCCTGTCACCGATAACCGGACGTTTCGTTGACAGGTTCGGTCCGCTGGCCGTCATCCTTGTCGGCTTCGCCGCGTTTACGTTGTCCGCGGTGCTGCTCGGTGGACTGGCCGCTGACAGTCCGATCGGCTATCTCGTCGCGGCCGGCGTACCGATGGGGATCGGCTGGGCCTGCGTACTCGGTCCGTCCGCCACCGCGGCGATGCTGTCGGTCGCCGGCGACCAGACCGGGCTCGCGGTCGGCGCGACCTGGACCGTACACAACGTCGGCGGCGCGATCGGGCTGGCCGTCAGTCTGAGCGTCTTCCGGCTCTTCGGCGGCTCGTTCGTCGCGGCCATGTTGTTGCTGGCGGTCGTCGCCTGCGCCGCGTTCGCGACCATCGCGACGATCGCCTGGCGATCCCGTTCTCGGGCCTAG
- a CDS encoding SoxR reducing system RseC family protein produces the protein MNTDRGPEAFIGRPHRRRTRDRGLFLVPTVRLSIGTVAVLLIGRGLLRLLGAMWRHPVATLITGALLAGWIAWGPTTLAIVVGSIVFTAVAGGLVWRYADEVTFGRWVRTPARSKWRRRWVYERNWQPAMVLTGLGRTVHGSEYLPIIRRVRSTDRRDLVQVSMTAGQTASDFAEVASQLAATFGAVRMTIRRDTDPSRLWLDFHRTGGVTTLTPRPHQPGRSKSPSVA, from the coding sequence ATGAACACCGACCGAGGCCCGGAAGCGTTCATCGGCCGGCCGCACCGCAGGCGGACCCGTGACCGTGGACTGTTCCTGGTCCCCACCGTGCGACTGAGCATCGGCACCGTCGCGGTGCTGCTGATCGGTCGCGGACTGCTCCGGCTGCTCGGCGCGATGTGGCGCCATCCAGTCGCGACACTGATCACCGGAGCCCTGCTGGCCGGCTGGATCGCGTGGGGTCCCACCACGCTGGCCATCGTCGTCGGCTCCATCGTTTTCACCGCCGTCGCCGGCGGCCTGGTCTGGCGCTATGCCGACGAGGTCACCTTCGGCAGATGGGTACGCACGCCGGCGCGCTCGAAATGGCGCCGCCGTTGGGTTTACGAACGCAACTGGCAGCCGGCGATGGTGCTCACCGGCCTCGGCCGGACGGTGCACGGCAGCGAATACCTGCCGATCATCCGGCGGGTACGCAGCACCGACCGCCGCGATCTGGTGCAGGTTTCCATGACCGCCGGCCAGACCGCCTCGGATTTCGCCGAGGTGGCGAGCCAGCTGGCGGCCACGTTTGGGGCCGTACGCATGACAATCCGCCGCGACACCGACCCGTCGCGGCTCTGGCTGGACTTTCACCGCACCGGCGGGGTCACCACGCTGACGCCGCGACCCCACCAGCCAGGTCGTTCCAAAAGCCCGTCGGTGGCCTGA
- a CDS encoding response regulator, which yields MPAVRVLIVDDQSLMRRGLRNLLDLEDGVEVVGEAADGVEALAEANRLRPDVVLVDARMPRMDGVALIERLSRDHPDVASIMLTTFDEDELVFGALRAGARGYLLKDAAPEELVAAIEKAARGETPLAGTVATRVVAELRRTAPPPRDPDLAGLSLREAEVCRLVAAAATNGEIAAQLFITKGTVKNHISSALRKLGLRDRTQLAVYFSRSSASSN from the coding sequence ATGCCGGCCGTCCGCGTACTGATCGTCGACGACCAGAGCCTGATGCGGCGCGGCCTGCGCAACCTGCTGGATCTGGAAGACGGTGTGGAGGTCGTCGGCGAGGCCGCCGACGGCGTCGAGGCTTTGGCGGAGGCCAACCGGCTCCGTCCCGATGTCGTGCTGGTCGACGCGCGTATGCCGCGGATGGACGGAGTCGCGCTGATCGAGCGGCTTTCCCGCGACCATCCCGATGTCGCGTCGATCATGCTGACGACCTTCGATGAGGACGAGCTGGTTTTTGGTGCCCTGCGCGCCGGCGCGCGGGGCTATCTGCTGAAGGACGCGGCGCCGGAGGAACTGGTCGCGGCCATCGAGAAAGCGGCTCGCGGGGAAACCCCGCTCGCCGGCACGGTCGCGACCCGCGTCGTCGCCGAGCTCCGCCGTACGGCGCCACCGCCGCGCGACCCTGACCTGGCCGGATTGTCGTTACGTGAAGCCGAAGTCTGCCGGCTCGTCGCGGCCGCTGCGACCAACGGGGAGATCGCGGCGCAGCTGTTCATCACCAAAGGTACGGTGAAAAACCACATTTCCAGCGCTCTGCGCAAGCTCGGACTCCGCGACCGTACGCAGCTGGCCGTCTATTTCTCTCGAAGCTCGGCGTCCAGCAACTGA